One Bufo gargarizans isolate SCDJY-AF-19 chromosome 3, ASM1485885v1, whole genome shotgun sequence DNA segment encodes these proteins:
- the RAB6A gene encoding ras-related protein Rab-6A isoform X2 has product MSSGGDFGNPLRKFKLVFLGEQSVGKTSLITRFMYDSFDNTYQATIGIDFLSKTMYLEDRTIRLQLWDTAGQERFRSLIPSYIRDSAAAVVVYDITNVNSFQQTTKWIDDVRTERGSDVIIMLVGNKTDLADKRQVSIEEGERKAKELNVMFIETSAKAGYNVKQLFRRVAAALPGMESSQDKSREDMIDIKLEKPQEAPVSEGGCSC; this is encoded by the exons ATGTCCTCCGGAGGAGACTTCGGGAACCCGCTGAGGAAATTCAAGCTGGTCTTCCTGGGAGAGCAGAGCG TTGGAAAGACGTCCCTCATCACGAGATTCATGTATGACAGCTTCGACAACACTTACCAG GCAACGATTGGCATCGACTTCCTATCAAAGACAATGTACCTGGAGGACCGAACA ATCAGATTGCAGCTCTGGGATACGGCGGGACAGGAACGATTCCGCAGCCTGATCCCCAGTTACATCCGCGACTCTGCAGCCGCTGTAGTAGTTTACGATATAACAA ATGTGAACTCATTCCAACAAACGACAAAGTGGATCGATGACGTCCGGACGGAGAGGGGGAGTGATGTCATTATCATGCTAGTGGGGAATAAAACAGACCTTGCTGACAAAAG GCAAGTGTCCATCGAGGAAGGAGAGAGGAAAGCCAAGGAGCTGAATGTAATGTTTATCGAGACCAGTGCTAAAGCCGGATACAATGTAAAACAG ctcttcagaCGTGTTGCAGCCGCTCTCCCTGGTATGGAAAGTTCACAGGACAAGAGCAGAGAAGACA TGATCGACATCAAACTGGAAAAGCCTCAGGAAGCTCCTGTCAGCGAAGGCGGCTGCTCCTGTTAA
- the RAB6A gene encoding ras-related protein Rab-6A isoform X1 yields MSSGGDFGNPLRKFKLVFLGEQSVGKTSLITRFMYDSFDNTYQATIGIDFLSKTMYLEDRTVRLQLWDTAGQERFRSLIPSYIRDSTVAVVVFDITNVNSFQQTTKWIDDVRTERGSDVIIMLVGNKTDLADKRQVSIEEGERKAKELNVMFIETSAKAGYNVKQLFRRVAAALPGMESSQDKSREDMIDIKLEKPQEAPVSEGGCSC; encoded by the exons ATGTCCTCCGGAGGAGACTTCGGGAACCCGCTGAGGAAATTCAAGCTGGTCTTCCTGGGAGAGCAGAGCG TTGGAAAGACGTCCCTCATCACGAGATTCATGTATGACAGCTTCGACAACACTTACCAG GCAACGATTGGCATCGACTTCCTATCAAAGACAATGTACCTGGAGGACCGAACA GTCCGGCTGCAGCTCTGGGACACAGCAGGGCAGGAGCGGTTCAGGAGTTTGATCCCTAGCTACATCCGAGACTCCACTGTGGCTGTTGTTGTTTTTGATATCACAA ATGTGAACTCATTCCAACAAACGACAAAGTGGATCGATGACGTCCGGACGGAGAGGGGGAGTGATGTCATTATCATGCTAGTGGGGAATAAAACAGACCTTGCTGACAAAAG GCAAGTGTCCATCGAGGAAGGAGAGAGGAAAGCCAAGGAGCTGAATGTAATGTTTATCGAGACCAGTGCTAAAGCCGGATACAATGTAAAACAG ctcttcagaCGTGTTGCAGCCGCTCTCCCTGGTATGGAAAGTTCACAGGACAAGAGCAGAGAAGACA TGATCGACATCAAACTGGAAAAGCCTCAGGAAGCTCCTGTCAGCGAAGGCGGCTGCTCCTGTTAA